From a region of the Suncus etruscus isolate mSunEtr1 chromosome 11, mSunEtr1.pri.cur, whole genome shotgun sequence genome:
- the C11H12orf29 gene encoding uncharacterized protein C12orf29 homolog encodes MRRLGSVQRKMPCAFVTEVREEPSSKREQQPFKVLATETLSHKALEADLYSAVPTEKVDGTCCYVTTYKGQPYLWARLDRKPNKQAEKRFRHFLHSKQNSKDFFWNVEEDFKPVPECWIPAKEVEQSNGNPVPDENGHIPGWVPVEPSSKQYCWHSSVVDYGLGLALVLKHHPDELGLLEISAVPLSELLEKTLELIGTNINGNPYGLGSKKYPLHLLTPHGAFQIRNLPALRHSDLLSWFEGCKEGRIEGIVWHCKDGCLIKVHRHHLGLSWPIPDPFMVSKPVIISMNLNKYDNGADTKCLFTYFSKIDHQKFSRLKDLILEV; translated from the exons ATGAGGCGCTTGGGGTCGGTGCAGCGGAAGATGCCGTGTGCGTTCGTGACGGAAGTGCGAGAGGAGCCGTCCAGCAAACGGGAGCAGCAG CCCTTTAAAGTTTTGGCTACTGAAACTCTAAGCCACAAGGCATTAGAGGCAGATCTATACAGTGCAGTGCCGACAGAAAAAGTGGATGGAACATGTTGCTATGTTACTACCTACAAAG gtcaGCCATACCTTTGGGCCCGACTAGATAGAAAACCTAACAAACAAGCCGAGAAAAGATTTAGGCACTTTCTCCactcaaaacaaaactcaaaag ACTTTTTTTGGAATGTTGAGGAGGACTTCAAGCCTGTTCCAGAGTGCTGGATACCAGCGAAGGAAGTAGAACAGTCAAATGGCAACCCAGTACCTGATGAAAATGGACACATTCCTG GTTGGGTGCCGGTGGAACCTAGCAGTAAACAATACTGTTGGCATTCCTCTGTTGTTGATTATGGACTTGGGCTTGCTCTAGTATTGAAGCATCATCCAGATGAACTTGGGCTTTTGGAAATCAGTGCAGTTCCACTATCAGAACTCTTGGAAAAAACACTGGAGCTTATAGGAACAAATATTAATGGAAACCCATATG GATTAGGAAGCAAGAAATATCCATTACATCTTCTTACACCACATGGAGCCTTTCAGATAAGAAATCTACCTGCCTTAAGGCACAGTGATCTCTTGTCCTGGTTTGAAGGTTGCAAAGAGGGTAGAATTGAAGGCATAGTGTGGCACTGTAAGGATGGCTGTTTAATCAAG GTTCATCGTCATCATCTTGGTCTATCTTGGCCAATTCCAGACCCTTTCATGGTTTCCAAACCAGTTATTATCAGCATGAACCTCAACAAATATGACAATGGCGCTGATACTaagtgtttatttacttatttttcaaaaatagacCATCAAAAATTTAGTAGGCTCAAAGATCTGATACTGGAAGtttaa